The sequence below is a genomic window from Verrucomicrobiia bacterium.
AAACTCGGCAAAGAACTCCTTTGGGTCAGTCAGCGCATAATGCCGCGTGCGCGTCCCGTCATAGAGCAGCGTGCTTTCTCCGTGGCCGCTATGTTTGTATTTCTCGTAGGCATCCCGAATGCGGGCGTCATCAAATCCGAGGACTTGATCGTGATAGGCATGGGCTAATTCATGCAGCACCACCCAGGGTTGCTCGTTGACCTGGCGAGCCGTTGCGAAATCAGCGGCTTGCGGGATGTGCACGCATTTGGCCAGGTCCTTGGAGTAGCGGTGCTCTTCCAACCAGGAAGCGCTGGGGTGGTACTGCATCGCGCGCAATCGGCCATGGGTCAGGTCCAGAACGATGGTTATCGATTTGAGCTTTTGGAGGTGGTCCTTGGCCATGACGTACTCGATGTCCATCAGCTTGGCCTTAAGCAGCGCCAGTGCATGGCGCCCCAAATCCTCGTTGGGAGCGTCCAGCAGGCGATCATCCACCTGGATGGTCCAGCCGTAGAAATGTTTTGTGGTGCGGGAGCGGGGCTTGGGCAGGTCTTGGGGTGGCGTGGCTGGAGCATCGAATGGTCTGAGAAGCGCTGCCCACAGGAGCGCCAATGCACAAAGGGACTTCATATCGAAGGAGAGTGTGGAATGAAGCCCGAACGCTGAAAAGGGCAGAATGGGGTGTCATTCCGGGATGGGCCAGGCCCAACCGGCAGAAAATCCACCGTCCACGTAAAGAATTTGTCCAGTCATGAATGCGGCAGCGGGGGACGCCAGGAACAGGGCGGTGCCAACCAGGTCTTGTGGCTGGCCCAGACGTCGCTGAGGTGTATTGGCCTTGGCCCAGTTATGCATCGTCTCATTCGTCCAGAGCTTTTTGGTGAGATCGGTCACAATAAAACCGGGCGCAATGGCGTTCACACGCACGCCGTGAGGACCCCATTCCATCGCCAATAACCTGGTCATCTGGCCCAGCCCAGCTTTCGACATCGCGTAAGGACCTGCATGCTTCAGCGGACGATCGG
It includes:
- a CDS encoding metallopeptidase; translated protein: MKSLCALALLWAALLRPFDAPATPPQDLPKPRSRTTKHFYGWTIQVDDRLLDAPNEDLGRHALALLKAKLMDIEYVMAKDHLQKLKSITIVLDLTHGRLRAMQYHPSASWLEEHRYSKDLAKCVHIPQAADFATARQVNEQPWVVLHELAHAYHDQVLGFDDARIRDAYEKYKHSGHGESTLLYDGTRTRHYALTDPKEFFAEFTETYFGVNDFFPFNRAELKNAEPEIYALMVSIWGPIQTGSPWPAGAPPDQGQPSTH